DNA sequence from the Acaryochloris sp. CCMEE 5410 genome:
CGGCACATCGAGTTGTGCCACATTTGCAAGATCTTTTTTGCGTTGTTGCGCTCGCCTTTCGTAACTGGCCTGATTTTTAGTACAGATCAAGCTGTAAGGACGACCGCTACGCTCAGTCGTGCAGTTCAGATCACATCCGCTCTTACGAATTGAGCTTTTGACATGGTTGCGTGCATATTCAGCGGCCTTGAAGGTCCAGCTCTCGCGATCAGGATCAGACAAAAAGAGACTGAGTTCACTGCAATGAGCACACTCACAAGTGGGGAGCTTATCCCGCGTCCAATCCTGGGGAGGTGCTAGTGGTTCAGCAATACGCGAGCGTAGATGGATTAGACATGCTTCCCTCAGGCGTCCAACCGCCTCGATCTTCCTACTTTTTTTCTTCTTGTTTAGAACTAGAACAGCAGGGATAAGCACAGTATCCAAACCGTAGGTTTTGGAGCATGCCAAGATGTGCTCGACTGCTTGGTCAGCTAACACTGTATCAATTTTGCCTAGAGCATTTAGGAGATCGACAATGAAGTCAGACTCCACCTGCGAGAAGCGTTGCCAGGTTGGGAGTTGAGGCATTGGAGCTGGGTCACTTGGTAGAGCCGTAATGAGTGCGGTGGCAGCGGGAACGAGATTGATTGTGCGCTTAGTGTCTAATGCCATCTTGATGCTAAGCGCTAGGAGTTCGCCGCAGGCACTGAGGGAGTCCGTGCAATTTTGAGCAATAATCTGCTCAGTGAATTTGGCGATTTCTAAGGACGATAGGAGTTTCATCGCCTGAATTAGAGCCTTGTTGTCCTCCTTTCCGTAAATACCTGTAGCGGAGAGATCAGCTAGAAAGGTATGAATAGCATCTATATCCTGCAATTGAGTCAGGAGGTTTAGCATTTGGCTTGTATAGCCTAGCCGAGTGGTGTGCGCACCACTTTGTGGCCATGTCTGTAGGATGTGTTGGGTGAGTTCATGGGCTTGTTTCCAGAGGGGTGAGTCAGATTCTTCGCCGCTTTCGAGCCAAGCCTGGGTTAGGTCACCCAAGTAAGGCAGTGTAGCGGACAGTCCAGCTTGATTGAATATGGCTAGCCGTCTTGCTCTTGGCCATAGAATTAGTGCAGCCCGCTGGTAAGTTCGTTCGAACGATGCCCCTGCATTACCTGTCGCCTCCTCGAAGTCCAGTTCGTCGGGGTCTATTCCATCAAAAATATCAGGTGGACAGAGTTCTGACTCCTTGAAAGGGCTGGTTTTCAGTGTTGTGGCTTTGCCGTCAGGTCGTCGCCACTCTGTGAGGGTTGTGCTCCGATCATAGATTTCACCAATCTCAAAGTTGCTAGGATCATCATCATCGTCATACCAGTAGTTGCGGCGGCGACGCGAACCGTAATAGCCAGTATGTTCGGCACTACCACTTTCATTGATGGAAACCAGCGCTAGGTGGATGTCGCACTCAGCCTGCTTTGCCGCAGGCACAAGTACAGATGATATGGCTTCATCAGTCCCCTTTAGAGCATCGAATGCGAGTTCTGCGGGAGTATAGGCATGTTCCAAAGGGTAAATCAGCTTTTCAGGTGAGTCATTGTTTGGTAATTCCTTGTCTGAGATCCATTGGTTTAAGCGTTTCACCACACTCGTTTGTTGGGTTTCATAATTGGGGGGTTTAGGGAGTTTTCCCTTGCCTCGTCGCAGCAAATTATAAACAAGGGTCAAGCGACATCCCGAGGTAATGGGGAGTACTTCATGAATGCAATCGGCATAGAAAGCCGCATAGGATATCTCCGAGAAATCTGAACAGCTTAGGTCGAGCTGTGCTTCATTATCCTGGTGGCGTATTAACAGTTCTCCGCCCGTATAAAGGGAGGGAAGCACGATCACGAGGGTGGCGAACATTCTGGGTGCCTTCTCAGTATCGCGATGGTTCACGAAGAAACAGCCTTCGTCGTAGACCAAGAGTTTGTAAAGTTCAGCCTCCACTTTATTGGTAACTCCCAATCCCTCAGTGACATGAGCCACGATAGATTTCAGGGTTTTTGGCCAATGTCGACCTTCTATCTGAACTTGATCGGCACTGATCTGCCAAGTTCGCCGCACCTCAGTATCAACTAGGGTTTCTTCGCCACGTCCGTAGGGTGCTTGCTCAGCAACAGCGACCAGTTGTTCGGCCTGAGCGGGTAGCAGCGGCAGAGCTATCGGTCCGACTCCTTCGACCTCCATGTGTGGTGTAAAAATTTCAGTTATGCCAGAGGTATAAAAATTACCAGGCTGCTGAACTGTTTTCAGGATCTTGGGTAGTTCAGTCGTGATGGAGGACATAATTTGGCTTGCTATAAAAGTGGGCAAACCTGTTTGTGAGAAGGTTTGCCTTGCAAGAATTCTATCTTGTTTACCTGGAAGGAATAATCTTTAAATTGATGGGCATGGATGTCGTAAATTAGCTCAATGGCTTGACACCCCGAAAATTAGTGAAATTATTAATAGGATTGACTTATAGAAAATGAGGCCAATATCTACAGAGATCGCTGGCTGTCAAAATTTCGCTTATATCCTTAGCTTGTTGGTTGGAAGATGAAAATGCCTTTTGAAGATAGCTATCCCAATATTGGCCGCTGGGTTAATGAGCATGAGGGATATATAGAAATTGGATATGACCGAGAGAGTCCCCTCAACCCGATTAAGGTCAAACTTTGCTGCTTTTTGTTGGATTTTTTGCTTGCTCCATAGCGATGTCTTTGAATGCTTGGTAGGACTGAATATTGGATGTTCCTTCAATTGCTTTGACTGCTAAGTCTTGAATCTGCTTGAGAGCTGCATCTAGCTGTTTGGAAAGAATTTGGCGCTGTTCTTCCTGCTTTTCAATAGTTTGTTCAAGAGATTTAATTCTCAGTTCATATACTTGTTTGTTGCCTTCTAATTCCTTGTTTCTTAAATCTGCCTTGATGTTGGCTTCATAGTTGACCTTATCTTGACCTGCTTTTATGGCTTGTTTAATTGCTGCTTCTTTATCTTTCGGTATAGATTTGACCTGAGCTTGAAGTTCCTCAAAATCCTGTTCTTGCTGGGAAAGTTCTCTTTCTCGCTCTGCCCATTGTTTCTGTTGTGTTTGTTTGATCTCTTCTAGTTGTTGATATAAAATATTCTGGTTTTGTTCATATTCAGCTTCTTCTAAATTGCGTTGAAGGTTTAGATTGTAGTCGTACTCTTGTGCCTCTCGCTTTTGAGTCTTGCGTTGATCTTCATCTCGTTCTTTTGTAGAGTGTTGGTGGTCTTCTTTCTCCTTTTCCCAAGCTTGCTGTAAATCTTGGATTTCTAGTGACAGTGTGATTTGCCTGTTACTACGTTCTGCTTCGAATGTTTTAGAATTATTTGTATAGGTTTGAACTAAGTTGTCTAGCGTATTCTCTTGAATATCCTCAAGATCATGAAGATCTTTCAGTTGCTGTAATTCATCAGAAATAGAACTCTGTAAGCTTTGAAGATGAGCAGCTTTAGATGTGAGTTTTTCTGATAATTCATTGATGGCAGTTCCAAATCCTAATTGCAGTTTGTGCAAGGTATCAATTGCACCTGCCATTTTGTTTGTGATTATGGGTTCCTTGACCTCAGATTTTGATGATACAGCTTGAATCGATTGAGGTTTTTGCTTTAATTGTTGTAATTGTTTTTCAAGTGCTTTGTATTCAGTTAGTAAATCATCATAGGCTGATAGAATCTGAGATTTAGTGTTACGATCGCTGGGTTTATCTACCATTGTTACTATCCAAATATAGATATTGTATGAGTGCAGTATTGAAATTGAATTTAGCTACTACCAAAAGCTTTAATCGTTAGTGCCTGTGATTGTTTGAGGGTATCTTGCAGTTGAGTATGGAGAATTTCTATTTGTGCTAATTGTTGTTGGATCTGTGTTTCTAAAGATTGAATTTGAAATTCGTAACCTTGTTGTGTTGCATCCCACTCTTTTTCTATAAGTTCTGCTTTGACTTCAGCAGATCGGGTTGCAGCTAATTCAGATTCTGTCCTTGCTTGAGTGACGGCTGCCTCTAGTTCAGTTGAAAATTGCTGGACTTGCTGTTGATACTCATCAACTAGAGATAGGTTTTCTTCTAAAATTGCTTCTCGTTCGGACCATTCCTGTTCTTTTGCCTGGTTTGATTCTTGTAGTTCCTGTTCTTGATTGCGTTTTTGTTCTTCGTACTCATTGGCTGCGATGGTACGGGTTCGTTCTAAGTTGTATTGGTAATCAGCCTCTTGGCGTTGCCGTTCTTTTATAAGTAATTCGTTTTGCTCTTGCTGGGCTGTCTCATATGTTGTGTGTTCCTTTTGCCAGAGTAGACGCTGTTCAGTCATCTCTTGTCTTAATGACTCTCGCTGTTCAGTTGTCTCTTGTTCCAGGGTTCTTAAAGAGTCCTGATGCTCTTGGGTGATTAGATGTAGCGCATCTGCCACAATACGAATTTG
Encoded proteins:
- a CDS encoding 2OG-Fe(II) oxygenase, which gives rise to MSSITTELPKILKTVQQPGNFYTSGITEIFTPHMEVEGVGPIALPLLPAQAEQLVAVAEQAPYGRGEETLVDTEVRRTWQISADQVQIEGRHWPKTLKSIVAHVTEGLGVTNKVEAELYKLLVYDEGCFFVNHRDTEKAPRMFATLVIVLPSLYTGGELLIRHQDNEAQLDLSCSDFSEISYAAFYADCIHEVLPITSGCRLTLVYNLLRRGKGKLPKPPNYETQQTSVVKRLNQWISDKELPNNDSPEKLIYPLEHAYTPAELAFDALKGTDEAISSVLVPAAKQAECDIHLALVSINESGSAEHTGYYGSRRRRNYWYDDDDDPSNFEIGEIYDRSTTLTEWRRPDGKATTLKTSPFKESELCPPDIFDGIDPDELDFEEATGNAGASFERTYQRAALILWPRARRLAIFNQAGLSATLPYLGDLTQAWLESGEESDSPLWKQAHELTQHILQTWPQSGAHTTRLGYTSQMLNLLTQLQDIDAIHTFLADLSATGIYGKEDNKALIQAMKLLSSLEIAKFTEQIIAQNCTDSLSACGELLALSIKMALDTKRTINLVPAATALITALPSDPAPMPQLPTWQRFSQVESDFIVDLLNALGKIDTVLADQAVEHILACSKTYGLDTVLIPAVLVLNKKKKSRKIEAVGRLREACLIHLRSRIAEPLAPPQDWTRDKLPTCECAHCSELSLFLSDPDRESWTFKAAEYARNHVKSSIRKSGCDLNCTTERSGRPYSLICTKNQASYERRAQQRKKDLANVAQLDVP